A single genomic interval of Exiguobacterium sp. BMC-KP harbors:
- a CDS encoding general stress protein, protein MGKKQWIGVYQNETDLIRKIEDLHFAGYLEEDLYVVLQDKTDMAMLRGQSAAQLVSGKRTLFERFTGKPASAEEIQTAFTELGLPESDIRQHVVRVQQGEYVLLADEAGASRPAPEPKSILETEPEGIEAERKLDHENRALENENDRML, encoded by the coding sequence GTGGGGAAAAAACAATGGATTGGCGTCTATCAGAACGAAACAGATTTGATTCGAAAAATCGAGGATTTACATTTTGCGGGTTATCTAGAAGAAGATTTGTATGTCGTGCTGCAAGACAAAACGGATATGGCGATGTTACGCGGACAATCTGCTGCGCAACTCGTCTCCGGAAAACGAACACTGTTTGAACGATTTACTGGAAAACCAGCTTCTGCTGAGGAAATCCAAACAGCGTTTACGGAACTTGGGTTACCAGAGTCAGATATTCGTCAACACGTCGTGCGCGTCCAACAGGGAGAATACGTTCTTTTAGCAGATGAAGCGGGCGCGTCGCGTCCTGCACCGGAGCCGAAGAGTATTCTTGAGACTGAGCCGGAAGGAATCGAGGCGGAACGTAAGCTGGATCATGAAAACCGCGCCCTTGAAAATGAAAATGACCGGATGCTGTAA
- a CDS encoding MarR family transcriptional regulator has translation MKDNLREAVLLFEEVMIHGTERVLKSVEAPVWQMYSPEQLHVLKLVGKYGPISSGRLAAVQGVHKSAISNRLKKLTEKGLVIVERREDDHRTKYISLTESGRLVATEAEQEIYTYLENLIEGKVEEEEIIQFIETFKKIKEILQLND, from the coding sequence ATGAAAGACAATCTACGTGAAGCAGTCCTCCTGTTTGAAGAAGTTATGATCCACGGAACGGAACGTGTATTAAAGTCTGTCGAAGCGCCTGTTTGGCAAATGTATTCACCGGAACAACTGCATGTGTTGAAGCTTGTCGGCAAATACGGACCGATTTCGTCAGGTCGTCTCGCGGCAGTACAGGGCGTTCACAAAAGCGCGATTTCCAACCGTTTGAAGAAGTTGACGGAAAAAGGACTTGTCATCGTCGAACGACGAGAAGATGACCACCGGACGAAGTATATTTCGCTGACGGAGTCAGGTCGATTAGTTGCAACTGAAGCGGAGCAAGAAATCTATACGTATCTTGAGAATTTAATTGAAGGAAAGGTCGAGGAAGAAGAAATCATCCAATTCATCGAAACCTTTAAGAAAATCAAAGAGATTTTGCAGTTGAACGACTAA
- a CDS encoding FusB/FusC family EF-G-binding protein: MDAFLLPYQYNFIRNQVDLLQHQFAAVHDPDVRDAVRYSAAEKIFDLLPVLTPEQEALLTKMRDAESEQDLLAYLAHVEPFVQPFPSISESRIRQLFKKTKKLHIPPLHSFEWAQTTFLSWNDTGNRKKYFVYPLDGEWIGVESTYLPSIQKGICAICHTYSDITLVTATTRRSAEQHQTIGHHMCIDSDACNHAVTNPDVIETFLARIQKK; encoded by the coding sequence ATGGACGCATTTTTACTGCCTTATCAATACAATTTCATTCGGAATCAAGTCGATTTGCTACAACATCAGTTCGCTGCCGTTCATGACCCAGATGTCCGTGATGCGGTCCGGTACAGCGCCGCTGAAAAGATATTCGATCTATTACCCGTACTTACACCGGAGCAAGAAGCCCTGTTGACGAAGATGCGTGACGCTGAATCCGAACAGGACCTTCTCGCGTACTTGGCGCACGTCGAACCTTTTGTCCAACCGTTTCCGAGTATTTCGGAATCACGCATCCGACAGCTCTTCAAAAAAACGAAAAAGTTGCATATTCCACCACTCCATTCCTTCGAATGGGCACAGACGACGTTTTTAAGCTGGAACGATACCGGGAATCGAAAAAAGTACTTCGTCTATCCTTTAGATGGGGAATGGATTGGTGTCGAAAGTACCTATCTGCCGTCGATTCAAAAAGGAATTTGCGCAATTTGTCATACGTATAGTGACATTACACTCGTGACCGCAACGACACGTCGTTCAGCGGAACAACATCAGACGATTGGTCACCATATGTGCATCGATAGCGATGCGTGTAATCACGCCGTGACGAATCCAGATGTCATTGAAACCTTTCTAGCACGTATACAAAAGAAATGA
- a CDS encoding HAMP domain-containing sensor histidine kinase, which yields MMNWIRRRIGRQLLTVFYAVLVVVSITSFFVYDYMEGRIETSKENLETISEQNRRANDLWDNWQTVQFGLRGFVIFGDQDRFDEVQALRTDIKSETDWFMRNAKTDEEEEFAAQMTNLYELYYDALFPLTQSYVNEKKANRINEDFLQGDSLFSLPIAERLVEQGRLKPTADGSIDITPDIEKASAALDEYRTNLNQQQETAVGELRSEVAKSQWIWISSIVVLVAFILLFIHPFLRRMTRQLLRLVEDNQKLARKESIEIDKTAEQRPDEIGLLRASFNRMVVTTNAHTDAMQGKNEELQAQSEELLAQQEELQAQQEELEEAYQTTKKNEEKLRLRSELTEALAVRETVESYPAIVQKMIDITSSEYGALLLYEEGEFIGTTTNGMTMDYLKVLLKDEMSVINRAVREMEFVQSEKRVTREKDHPYSFSTYEVTIPVQDPETHELIAAIYLVRYKSSYKGQQLTDIREFAQQMTLSLLRTRSYEGMRQEKEKTEQVLDSIREAIIYLEDGNGELYVNRPLFELIPELQSEFTVDRTLPSSEYVINVMRQLVDDVEAFNTYLDLIRSGEISPDKVRFDVRNNTAHLEVYAERIDVVGGWKGIILVLRDITRETEADRLKTELVSTVSHELRTPLSSIYGFTELMLNRKIDDSKQQKYLATIHNETERLSNLVTDFLDVQRMQSGGQLYQMAHLDLFSLTEQVMSLYDASSEQHDLHLQLLSPDRPLILGDEDRIKQLMNNLINNAIKYSPDGGRVDVWIDTKDDQAIIEVKDEGIGIPHHAFAHLFDKFYRVDNSDTRRIGGTGLGLSICKEIVKEHEGVIHVESEVGKGSRFIIVLPLSLTESIESPKENRRSS from the coding sequence ATGATGAATTGGATTCGGCGACGAATCGGTCGGCAACTGCTGACGGTTTTTTATGCGGTACTGGTCGTAGTATCGATTACTTCGTTCTTTGTCTATGACTACATGGAAGGGCGAATTGAAACGTCTAAAGAGAATCTTGAAACGATCAGTGAACAAAATCGCCGAGCCAACGATTTATGGGACAATTGGCAAACGGTTCAGTTCGGCTTACGAGGTTTTGTCATATTTGGAGACCAGGATCGGTTTGACGAGGTTCAAGCACTTCGAACAGATATTAAAAGTGAGACTGATTGGTTCATGCGAAATGCAAAAACGGATGAAGAAGAAGAATTCGCCGCACAAATGACGAATCTATATGAATTGTACTACGATGCCTTATTTCCGTTGACCCAGTCTTACGTTAACGAAAAAAAGGCGAATCGAATTAACGAAGATTTTTTACAAGGCGATAGTCTGTTTTCTTTACCGATTGCCGAGCGTCTTGTAGAACAAGGACGATTAAAGCCGACCGCAGATGGATCAATCGATATTACACCAGATATTGAAAAAGCATCTGCTGCACTTGATGAATATCGAACGAATCTCAATCAACAGCAAGAAACAGCTGTTGGAGAATTACGAAGTGAGGTCGCGAAATCACAATGGATTTGGATTTCAAGTATCGTTGTGCTCGTTGCATTCATTCTCTTATTCATTCATCCGTTCCTTCGTCGAATGACGCGACAATTGTTACGACTAGTCGAGGATAATCAAAAACTTGCCCGTAAGGAATCGATTGAAATCGACAAGACAGCAGAACAACGTCCAGACGAAATTGGATTGTTACGTGCTTCCTTTAATCGGATGGTCGTGACGACGAATGCCCATACGGATGCGATGCAAGGGAAAAACGAAGAATTGCAGGCGCAAAGTGAGGAATTGCTCGCGCAACAAGAAGAGTTACAGGCGCAACAAGAGGAACTCGAAGAAGCGTATCAAACGACGAAAAAGAATGAGGAAAAGTTGCGATTACGTAGCGAATTGACGGAGGCGCTCGCCGTTCGTGAAACTGTCGAATCATATCCGGCAATCGTTCAAAAGATGATCGATATCACCTCTTCGGAGTACGGTGCTCTTTTACTCTACGAAGAAGGGGAGTTCATCGGTACAACAACAAACGGCATGACGATGGACTATTTAAAAGTTCTCCTGAAAGATGAGATGTCCGTTATCAATCGTGCTGTTCGTGAGATGGAATTCGTCCAATCAGAAAAACGAGTGACACGTGAAAAAGATCATCCGTATTCCTTTAGTACGTATGAAGTGACGATTCCAGTCCAAGACCCAGAAACCCATGAGTTGATTGCCGCCATCTATCTCGTTCGCTACAAATCTTCATATAAAGGACAACAGCTGACGGATATTCGCGAGTTTGCGCAACAAATGACGCTTTCACTTTTACGAACACGTTCTTACGAAGGAATGCGTCAGGAAAAAGAAAAAACAGAGCAAGTGTTGGACTCGATCCGAGAAGCAATCATCTATCTCGAGGATGGAAATGGAGAGTTGTACGTCAATCGACCGTTGTTTGAGTTGATTCCAGAACTCCAATCGGAATTTACAGTAGATCGAACTTTGCCATCGAGTGAGTATGTCATCAATGTCATGCGCCAGTTAGTTGATGATGTTGAAGCCTTTAATACGTATCTGGATTTGATTCGCTCAGGTGAGATTTCACCGGATAAGGTTCGCTTTGATGTTCGAAACAACACCGCTCATCTTGAAGTCTACGCGGAGCGTATTGATGTTGTAGGTGGATGGAAGGGAATCATCCTTGTTTTGCGGGATATTACCCGGGAAACGGAAGCGGATCGTTTAAAAACAGAACTTGTCTCCACTGTTTCGCATGAGTTACGTACACCACTGTCATCGATTTATGGTTTTACAGAATTGATGTTGAATCGAAAAATCGATGATTCAAAACAGCAGAAATATCTAGCGACGATTCATAATGAGACGGAACGATTATCGAATCTCGTCACAGACTTCTTAGATGTTCAGCGCATGCAGTCGGGTGGACAGTTGTATCAGATGGCGCATCTCGATTTATTTAGCTTAACCGAACAGGTGATGTCCTTGTATGATGCCTCAAGTGAACAACACGATCTTCATTTGCAGTTACTCAGTCCAGATCGCCCGTTGATTCTAGGTGATGAGGATCGGATTAAGCAGTTGATGAATAATTTGATCAATAACGCGATCAAGTATTCTCCGGACGGTGGGCGCGTGGATGTCTGGATTGATACGAAAGACGATCAAGCTATCATTGAAGTGAAGGACGAAGGGATTGGGATTCCACACCATGCGTTCGCACACTTATTTGATAAATTCTATCGTGTTGATAATTCGGATACACGTCGAATCGGCGGGACTGGACTCGGTTTATCGATCTGTAAGGAAATCGTCAAGGAACATGAAGGCGTCATTCATGTGGAATCTGAAGTCGGGAAAGGTAGTCGGTTTATTATCGTTTTACCGCTTAGTCTAACCGAATCGATTGAATCGCCGAAAGAGAATCGACGTTCCAGTTAA
- a CDS encoding S8 family peptidase, whose protein sequence is MKKLMIWVMLSCLVLTLGVGPTTAKAETALANATLLQAGKETTLKTGMEEKNTYWYRVNHEAGIEKTASHFELSIDTDQPVQVTAYPSEAMAAEDDTFDRYRTESEPNEKAPTKLAVPYAWDGPYYVKVEYYPNIEEGKTTKAANVKLTYNNVKLAVEYEPISDISCMAEEALKQTKEEKPMLALMHSIQKQVLSQSDAGRALTSLYYKTSPYVVKTLLFNKDKRQQAYEDLKTLKPAMEALVRGTSYTLTKTDQQAVDRLYTLSRDASPAVIAEEIDGYAKKMKISEMSGSTLDDTFGTLGMNIQSKETTRFIVKLKPGKTVSSMKIAGIQSADVERLPLGKAGDFIVVTEDPTVKGQSASALKQSIGRSSAVEYVEKIQTYKATSDINFDYQWAVNKKTVFEQFPNVGIGFEEFQKRFSGKKLAPVKIAVIDTGVDYRLKDLQGKVDIANEKNYVSVNGDGDAIDDNGHGTHVAGVIAATINNDYGIQGIHQSAQILPVKVLNANGEGETDAIALGIKYAVDHGAKVINMSLGGGESRTMAYMMKYAADHGVTVVAASGNDYDMMVGFPANSEYAISVGATNTLGMVSDYSNYGVGLDVVAPGSKVASLIPDGNTVYMDGTSMASPHVAAVAGILKSLNPKLTPKQIEQILQKSAEPLAFENPNDWFEEEEGEELEFKFPAYVSPVSGYGKVSIPRAISQLNLSGAVNKVYDNKLTVTGTVKTGTKVEVWSTKKLGSTTAKSGKYSVSIPRQTKGTVLTVRYVNGLDVTSERTEVIAGKAPAAPKVKPVLAGATKLTGTALAGGTITVKDAKQKKIATAKVDAKGTFSAKLPKQVGGSSLIVTVTDIAKRTSKPTVVKVLPAPTAPKVKSVYAGQTKVTGTAEKKLSVYVKDAKKKVIGKGTVSSKGNYSVKIPKQKAKAKLSVYVKNTRGQLSPVTSVTVKKAKK, encoded by the coding sequence GTGAAGAAATTGATGATTTGGGTCATGCTGAGCTGTTTAGTTTTAACGCTCGGAGTAGGACCAACTACTGCAAAGGCGGAGACCGCTCTTGCAAACGCAACACTTTTACAAGCAGGAAAAGAAACGACACTTAAGACCGGAATGGAAGAAAAAAATACATATTGGTACCGTGTCAATCATGAAGCTGGTATAGAAAAAACTGCATCACACTTCGAGTTATCGATCGATACGGATCAACCTGTTCAAGTAACAGCTTATCCGAGCGAAGCGATGGCAGCTGAAGATGATACATTTGATCGTTACCGGACAGAATCCGAGCCGAACGAAAAAGCACCAACAAAATTAGCTGTTCCGTATGCATGGGATGGACCATATTATGTCAAAGTCGAATATTACCCGAACATCGAAGAGGGGAAAACGACAAAAGCGGCAAACGTTAAGTTAACATACAATAACGTCAAATTGGCTGTTGAATACGAGCCAATCAGCGATATTAGCTGTATGGCAGAAGAAGCATTAAAACAAACAAAAGAAGAAAAACCAATGCTAGCTCTGATGCACTCGATTCAAAAACAAGTATTGAGTCAATCGGATGCAGGTCGTGCATTGACTTCACTTTATTACAAAACATCACCGTACGTTGTCAAAACGCTTCTTTTCAATAAGGATAAGCGCCAACAAGCGTACGAAGATTTAAAAACATTGAAACCTGCAATGGAGGCACTTGTACGTGGAACATCGTACACGCTGACAAAGACAGATCAACAAGCGGTCGACCGTCTTTATACATTATCACGTGATGCTTCTCCTGCTGTGATTGCAGAAGAAATCGATGGATATGCAAAAAAAATGAAGATATCTGAAATGAGTGGTAGTACATTAGACGATACGTTCGGAACATTAGGGATGAACATTCAGTCAAAAGAAACTACGCGATTCATTGTTAAGTTAAAGCCAGGGAAAACAGTCAGTTCAATGAAAATTGCTGGAATTCAATCGGCAGATGTTGAGCGTTTACCACTCGGTAAAGCTGGTGATTTCATTGTTGTGACAGAAGACCCGACGGTGAAAGGGCAATCAGCATCAGCATTAAAGCAATCGATTGGTCGTTCATCAGCTGTCGAATATGTTGAAAAGATTCAAACTTACAAAGCAACAAGTGATATCAATTTTGACTACCAATGGGCCGTCAATAAGAAAACAGTTTTCGAACAGTTCCCGAATGTTGGGATTGGTTTTGAGGAGTTCCAAAAACGGTTTAGTGGGAAAAAGTTAGCACCTGTCAAAATTGCAGTCATCGATACAGGTGTTGATTATCGCTTAAAGGATTTACAAGGGAAAGTTGATATTGCGAATGAGAAAAACTATGTTTCTGTAAACGGTGACGGTGACGCGATTGATGATAATGGTCACGGAACACACGTAGCAGGAGTCATCGCAGCGACGATCAACAACGATTACGGTATCCAAGGGATCCATCAGTCGGCACAAATCTTGCCAGTTAAAGTTTTAAATGCAAATGGTGAAGGAGAAACAGATGCCATTGCACTCGGTATTAAATATGCTGTTGATCATGGGGCGAAAGTCATCAATATGAGTCTTGGTGGTGGTGAAAGCCGCACAATGGCTTATATGATGAAATATGCTGCGGATCATGGTGTAACAGTCGTTGCCGCTTCAGGAAATGACTACGATATGATGGTCGGGTTCCCAGCAAACTCAGAATATGCGATTTCTGTTGGAGCGACGAATACGCTCGGTATGGTTTCAGATTACTCGAATTATGGAGTAGGACTTGATGTCGTTGCACCAGGTTCAAAAGTTGCGAGTTTGATTCCGGACGGTAATACGGTCTATATGGATGGAACAAGCATGGCTTCACCACACGTTGCAGCTGTTGCGGGAATCTTGAAGTCACTTAATCCTAAACTAACACCTAAACAAATCGAACAAATTCTACAAAAAAGTGCAGAACCACTAGCTTTCGAAAACCCGAATGATTGGTTTGAGGAAGAAGAGGGAGAAGAGCTTGAATTTAAGTTTCCTGCCTATGTCAGTCCAGTTTCAGGATACGGAAAAGTCAGTATTCCTCGGGCAATTTCGCAATTGAATTTAAGTGGAGCTGTTAACAAAGTATATGATAATAAACTGACTGTTACAGGAACGGTTAAAACCGGAACAAAGGTTGAAGTATGGTCAACTAAGAAGTTGGGGTCTACTACAGCTAAATCTGGAAAATACAGCGTGTCGATTCCGCGTCAAACTAAAGGGACCGTTTTGACGGTTCGTTACGTAAACGGGCTTGACGTCACGTCAGAACGTACAGAAGTTATTGCTGGTAAAGCACCAGCCGCACCAAAAGTCAAACCAGTTCTTGCCGGTGCAACAAAACTGACAGGTACAGCTCTTGCGGGCGGTACGATTACAGTCAAAGATGCGAAACAAAAGAAAATTGCAACGGCGAAAGTCGATGCAAAAGGTACGTTCAGCGCGAAATTACCGAAACAGGTGGGTGGTTCAAGCTTGATCGTTACGGTGACGGATATTGCCAAACGTACAAGTAAACCGACTGTCGTAAAAGTCTTACCAGCGCCAACTGCACCCAAAGTGAAATCGGTCTATGCCGGTCAAACGAAAGTAACGGGTACAGCTGAAAAGAAATTGAGTGTCTATGTAAAAGATGCGAAGAAAAAAGTGATTGGAAAAGGAACGGTTTCTTCTAAAGGAAACTATTCCGTAAAAATTCCGAAGCAAAAAGCAAAAGCAAAACTATCTGTCTATGTGAAGAATACACGCGGACAATTGAGTCCTGTGACTTCTGTTACAGTCAAGAAAGCGAAAAAATAA
- a CDS encoding universal stress protein, with product MESQYHTILVAVDGSKTADLAFEKAVKFSKLDHAKLVITHVIDIQTFANVRANKRFIDQNVTEYAQELLDRYEKRAREAGVETVELVIENGSPKTLIPKVIAPRVGAGLIVCGAVGMNAMERIMIGSVSENISRYAKCDIYIVRPKTLK from the coding sequence ATGGAGAGCCAGTATCATACGATTTTAGTCGCAGTTGATGGATCGAAGACAGCCGATTTAGCTTTTGAGAAAGCAGTCAAATTTTCAAAACTCGATCATGCAAAACTCGTCATCACTCATGTCATCGATATTCAAACATTTGCTAATGTCCGTGCCAATAAGCGTTTCATTGATCAGAACGTTACGGAATATGCGCAAGAACTACTTGATCGTTATGAAAAACGGGCACGGGAAGCTGGAGTAGAGACAGTTGAACTCGTTATTGAAAATGGCTCTCCGAAAACATTGATTCCAAAGGTTATCGCACCACGCGTCGGTGCAGGGTTGATCGTCTGTGGAGCGGTCGGAATGAATGCGATGGAACGAATCATGATCGGGAGTGTTTCTGAAAACATCTCCCGTTATGCGAAATGTGACATTTATATCGTCCGTCCGAAAACCTTGAAGTGA
- a CDS encoding GGDEF domain-containing protein yields the protein MYQKWLGVVISWLLIHIGWVTYVGTDTMLGQIVNSLFTIGGVSISLYLIWQAQRRHTRRPFTSRLFLLLLFANAMLGIGECGQLLYFIQGRTRTEPFDWIDLIFSLQILIYIIAFGYFLQNRRREVNLRVFLFDEFIILVVAASLSWHYLVTPYLKANELLTIETLLWLRYPIGDLLLLGGMIVLFFGLMKRGNGGSLLLILLAFHFQLLADLLYVVLERFDYPIPLSSLDPLWLATVMIVGLAAYRFDAEESHVTLDATRRWIDVLRLITPYLFLLILFVTMARQTISWNGLTIGLMIAIPLLISRQIRIVVDNQRLRENLEAKVEERTEALASAMEEMRHMAYHDALTGLPNRYLFARLFQDALYRAEASEGQVGLFFIDIDHFKKINDTYGHRVGDQLIIDVTTRLQKKLPPNTVISRQGGDEFVVLLFDVEQEDEVIQCGEQLVSLFEQPFHHGIISLPVTASIGGAIYPAHAASRSDLIEQADLAMYEAKRRGKNQFYLHDVSTTPI from the coding sequence ATGTATCAGAAATGGTTGGGAGTTGTCATCAGCTGGCTTCTCATTCATATCGGCTGGGTGACGTACGTTGGGACGGATACGATGTTAGGGCAAATCGTAAATAGTCTGTTCACGATCGGTGGTGTATCAATCTCCCTCTATTTAATTTGGCAGGCACAGCGACGTCATACAAGACGCCCTTTTACTTCTCGTTTATTTCTTTTATTATTATTCGCTAACGCAATGCTTGGCATAGGCGAATGTGGACAGCTCCTTTATTTCATCCAAGGACGAACACGAACGGAGCCGTTTGACTGGATTGATTTAATCTTTAGTCTTCAAATTTTGATCTACATCATCGCCTTTGGTTATTTCCTACAAAATCGACGACGCGAGGTTAATTTACGCGTCTTTTTATTTGATGAGTTCATTATTTTAGTGGTTGCTGCTTCGCTCTCTTGGCATTACTTGGTCACACCGTATTTAAAAGCGAATGAATTGCTGACAATCGAAACACTCTTGTGGTTACGTTATCCGATCGGCGATTTATTGTTACTTGGTGGGATGATTGTCTTATTTTTTGGTTTGATGAAGCGAGGAAATGGCGGTTCGTTATTATTGATTTTACTCGCGTTTCATTTTCAGTTACTCGCTGATCTTTTATATGTCGTACTCGAACGATTCGATTATCCGATTCCCTTGAGCTCGCTTGATCCGTTGTGGCTAGCGACTGTCATGATTGTTGGGCTTGCCGCGTATCGCTTTGACGCTGAGGAATCCCACGTGACGCTTGACGCCACACGGAGATGGATCGATGTCTTACGTTTGATTACACCTTATTTGTTCTTATTGATTTTATTCGTCACGATGGCACGTCAAACCATTAGTTGGAACGGTTTGACGATTGGTCTGATGATTGCCATCCCGTTATTGATTTCTCGTCAAATCCGGATTGTCGTTGATAATCAACGGTTACGCGAGAATCTCGAGGCGAAGGTAGAGGAGCGGACGGAAGCATTGGCATCTGCAATGGAAGAGATGCGGCATATGGCGTACCATGATGCTTTAACCGGATTACCGAATCGCTATTTATTTGCGCGACTGTTTCAAGATGCCCTGTACCGAGCGGAAGCGAGTGAAGGACAAGTCGGCTTGTTCTTTATCGATATCGATCACTTCAAAAAAATTAATGATACGTACGGACATCGCGTCGGAGATCAACTCATCATCGATGTCACGACACGCTTACAAAAGAAACTGCCACCGAATACAGTCATTTCAAGGCAAGGTGGGGATGAGTTCGTCGTCTTATTGTTTGACGTTGAACAAGAAGATGAAGTGATTCAGTGTGGGGAACAGCTTGTATCGTTGTTCGAGCAGCCGTTTCATCACGGGATTATCTCACTTCCTGTGACGGCAAGTATCGGTGGAGCGATCTATCCTGCACATGCAGCGTCTCGATCGGACTTGATCGAGCAGGCGGATCTTGCGATGTATGAGGCAAAGCGTCGTGGGAAAAATCAATTTTACTTGCACGATGTATCGACAACGCCAATCTGA